One Pyrococcus furiosus DSM 3638 genomic region harbors:
- the flaJ gene encoding archaellar assembly protein FlaJ: MPEEKASIFVKADIDPKEYMKKILIPGIVGSFATLLAIMIFTRIFTLPTGLKVFMYLIPIILMFYTTAYPYLIADSKKIAINSKIPYFITYFAVLSTSEIGRSDLLKVMAQDPKLGAIAKELKKVYVLVDKFHRSLPEAFRFLARRTPSRVFADFLDRLAYSLDSGVELKEYLFQEQQTVMDDYQTFYEGALYDLDIFKEIYESIIISVVFAGAFIIIGPLITGQDIGRLALYLIFMILAAEVGALLVIKYRMPEDPIWAEAKVRTPRMVKIRKALILSILLVPIVGLVYFLFIRPRFSIPTPFVVAIILTPLAYVGNVVRKEEGVIFRKDENFPAFIRSLSSSLAASGASLLLVLKYLSAHDFGTLTEDIKALYRRLAIRVDQDRAWDYFIAETGSWLVGMFSEIFRESLRLGAEPDYVGKVISRNFERIVRLRRKRQQSISNFIGIILGLTGAFAFSLAASFQVAVSINNLFSQLQVPTEYIGEIIHIIPPSGMQLLTISMLTLMILHSFLSAVAIKVADGGHLLVSLYYFVILLWVFAAGMYVGQLLMARFMNFGTTEMILLLVR; encoded by the coding sequence ATGCCAGAGGAAAAGGCCAGTATATTTGTAAAGGCAGACATAGACCCCAAAGAATATATGAAGAAAATTCTTATCCCTGGGATAGTTGGATCTTTCGCTACGTTGTTGGCTATTATGATATTTACAAGAATATTTACCCTACCAACTGGATTAAAGGTCTTCATGTACTTAATCCCCATTATTCTGATGTTTTACACTACTGCTTATCCATATCTAATTGCTGATTCCAAGAAAATTGCCATAAACTCCAAGATCCCCTACTTTATCACATACTTTGCAGTCCTTTCTACAAGTGAAATTGGAAGAAGCGATCTACTAAAGGTAATGGCCCAAGATCCAAAGCTTGGGGCCATAGCAAAGGAACTGAAAAAGGTGTATGTATTGGTAGATAAGTTCCACCGCTCTCTTCCAGAGGCATTTAGATTTTTGGCTAGAAGAACACCAAGCAGAGTATTTGCAGATTTTCTTGACAGATTAGCATATTCACTTGATAGTGGTGTTGAGCTGAAAGAATACCTATTCCAAGAGCAACAAACTGTTATGGATGATTATCAGACATTCTACGAGGGGGCACTGTATGACCTTGACATATTTAAAGAGATATATGAGTCAATAATAATCTCGGTAGTTTTTGCTGGTGCATTCATAATAATTGGACCCTTGATTACTGGTCAGGATATAGGTAGGCTGGCCTTGTACTTAATATTTATGATCTTGGCAGCTGAAGTTGGAGCACTTCTTGTCATTAAGTATAGAATGCCAGAAGATCCAATATGGGCTGAGGCTAAGGTCAGAACTCCAAGAATGGTGAAGATTAGGAAGGCTCTTATCTTATCAATTCTCTTAGTTCCAATTGTTGGATTAGTGTATTTCCTCTTTATTAGACCGAGATTTTCAATCCCGACACCCTTTGTGGTGGCTATAATACTCACTCCTCTTGCATATGTAGGAAATGTTGTCAGAAAAGAAGAAGGGGTTATATTTAGGAAAGATGAGAATTTTCCAGCATTCATTAGAAGTTTATCCTCATCACTGGCAGCGAGCGGTGCTTCTCTACTTCTAGTTTTGAAGTACTTAAGTGCCCACGATTTTGGAACTCTCACAGAGGATATAAAAGCCCTATACAGGAGATTAGCCATAAGAGTTGATCAAGATAGAGCCTGGGATTACTTTATTGCCGAAACTGGAAGCTGGCTTGTTGGAATGTTCTCTGAGATATTTAGAGAAAGCTTAAGGCTAGGAGCAGAGCCCGACTATGTAGGTAAGGTAATTAGTAGGAATTTCGAGAGGATAGTTCGTCTCAGGAGAAAGAGGCAGCAGAGCATATCCAACTTCATTGGAATAATTCTTGGACTAACGGGAGCATTTGCATTTTCCCTAGCTGCATCCTTCCAAGTAGCTGTTTCGATTAACAACCTCTTTAGTCAACTTCAAGTTCCAACTGAATACATAGGAGAAATAATTCACATCATTCCACCCTCAGGAATGCAACTCCTAACAATCTCAATGCTTACGCTAATGATCCTTCACTCCTTCCTTTCAGCTGTGGCAATAAAGGTTGCTGATGGCGGGCATTTGCTAGTCTCATTGTACTATTTCGTAATTTTGCTCTGGGTATTTGCCGCAGGAATGTATGTCGGTCAACTCCTAATGGCGAGGTTCATGAACTTTGGCACTACTGAAATGATCTTGCTTTTAGTGAGGTGA
- a CDS encoding FlaD/FlaE family flagellar protein, producing the protein MEELGYVTDAEINAKLAELKGKVPSVVINELREKLMAKKDSLTPRQLDEIVKRVLEAYGSQAAKYEQISKRVDELGKKLSDLSSQLARLVEALEEKKFAVHEKKAEAVAEKAAEVSEKIEKIEEMLEEKPRKSEIEKKLEELHRKIEELSERVAKEKVEETKARIEELEEKIAKGEEIKPEEIKEIEEEVEELGEFEEAPVEEIVVEEEKPPEPVEEVPVVEEKKEEVIEEVPVEEVVEEEKVPSHVVEEEKVEEEGGREMAEKMKIPEDIASLLFEEEPRKARLEEIPDDVVSIMIALKWLGFLIDRVGIQNLEKVLEFYYDIGWISEKVFNQLLRFAKGTRPHHRDPEWKPAEKLTVQDHLISLLFIERLRGLRITRDVLDKLEREIKMLEKTLDEFYGV; encoded by the coding sequence ATGGAAGAGCTTGGCTATGTCACTGATGCAGAAATAAATGCAAAGCTAGCAGAACTTAAGGGCAAAGTACCCAGCGTTGTCATAAATGAGCTCAGGGAAAAACTGATGGCCAAGAAGGATTCCTTAACCCCTAGACAACTAGATGAAATAGTAAAGAGGGTTCTAGAAGCCTATGGGAGTCAAGCAGCAAAATATGAGCAGATTAGTAAGAGAGTTGACGAGCTAGGAAAGAAGTTAAGCGATTTAAGCTCTCAACTGGCCAGATTAGTTGAAGCTCTAGAAGAGAAAAAGTTTGCCGTCCACGAAAAGAAAGCTGAGGCTGTAGCTGAAAAGGCGGCCGAAGTGAGTGAAAAGATAGAGAAGATAGAGGAGATGCTGGAAGAAAAACCTAGAAAGTCAGAAATTGAGAAAAAATTAGAGGAATTGCACAGAAAGATCGAGGAGTTAAGTGAAAGAGTTGCCAAAGAAAAGGTAGAAGAAACCAAAGCCAGGATTGAAGAGCTCGAAGAAAAAATAGCCAAGGGAGAGGAAATCAAGCCTGAAGAAATTAAAGAGATTGAAGAAGAAGTTGAAGAATTAGGTGAATTTGAGGAAGCTCCTGTTGAGGAAATTGTTGTAGAGGAAGAAAAGCCACCTGAACCTGTTGAAGAAGTTCCCGTTGTAGAAGAAAAGAAAGAGGAAGTTATTGAAGAGGTACCCGTTGAAGAAGTTGTTGAGGAGGAAAAGGTTCCCTCTCATGTTGTTGAAGAAGAAAAAGTAGAGGAGGAAGGTGGTAGGGAAATGGCCGAAAAAATGAAAATACCTGAGGATATTGCAAGCTTACTCTTCGAGGAAGAACCCAGAAAGGCAAGATTAGAGGAAATTCCCGACGATGTAGTGTCAATTATGATAGCTCTAAAGTGGTTAGGCTTCCTAATAGACAGAGTGGGCATTCAAAACCTTGAGAAGGTCCTCGAGTTCTACTATGACATAGGATGGATTAGTGAGAAGGTATTTAACCAACTCCTAAGGTTTGCAAAGGGAACCAGGCCACACCACAGGGATCCCGAATGGAAGCCCGCCGAGAAGCTCACAGTTCAAGACCACCTAATAAGCTTACTCTTCATCGAGAGACTTAGGGGATTGAGAATAACTAGAGATGTTCTAGATAAGCTCGAGAGAGAAATAAAGATGCTGGAGAAGACTCTCGATGAGTTCTATGGAGTCTGA
- a CDS encoding ATPase domain-containing protein: MVEELLRIELKGDELHRRLGGGIPAGTIMLIEGDRGTGKSIISQRLLYGFLMNGYTASYVSSQYTTVEYVKQMVSIGYDIMPFLIRKKLVFVSLYPLLSGVSEERRFLSRLLGEPRLWEPDVVIIDSFSSVLSREEELKSVRNFLMYLKRLSSLGKVIILTANPDEIPRDTLFLLEEASTLLMRLNVRVFGGDLKNSATIVKYNNAKGVFQKIIPFRVEPKVGLVVEIAAVV; the protein is encoded by the coding sequence TTGGTCGAGGAACTCTTAAGGATTGAGCTAAAGGGCGATGAGCTTCACAGAAGGTTGGGCGGTGGCATCCCTGCAGGAACTATTATGCTCATTGAAGGAGACAGGGGTACTGGGAAGTCCATAATATCCCAGAGACTCCTCTATGGTTTCTTGATGAACGGCTACACCGCAAGCTATGTTTCAAGCCAATATACTACAGTTGAATATGTTAAGCAGATGGTATCAATAGGTTATGACATAATGCCATTTTTAATAAGAAAGAAGCTTGTTTTTGTATCCCTCTACCCTTTACTTAGCGGTGTTAGTGAGGAAAGAAGGTTCCTAAGCAGGTTATTGGGAGAGCCCAGGTTGTGGGAGCCCGATGTTGTAATCATTGATTCATTTTCATCCGTGCTATCGCGAGAGGAAGAGTTGAAAAGCGTGAGAAATTTTCTAATGTATCTAAAGAGACTCTCGAGCCTGGGAAAAGTTATAATATTAACAGCGAATCCTGATGAGATTCCCAGAGACACGCTCTTTTTGCTTGAAGAAGCATCAACGCTGTTAATGAGGCTCAACGTTAGGGTTTTTGGCGGAGATTTAAAGAATTCAGCAACTATAGTCAAGTATAACAATGCAAAGGGTGTATTTCAGAAGATAATACCATTTAGAGTCGAACCCAAGGTGGGATTAGTAGTAGAGATTGCTGCAGTCGTGTGA
- a CDS encoding DUF1102 domain-containing protein, with product MNKLFGIALFLAGLMLAVGTGANFRYFEADRDVSVAIVADDNELIDLTPVQPYAYLSNGKLTIKISPDNTNQYPGYGDGLSPDSLYVFEEMFNVSNELWENEESNYPICVTIQSENSHVTLFAGTYDSPIAGPGTSITFTVEHGNPVPIGMIFDMTGEGLGSDQGQLSISAQAGACD from the coding sequence ATGAATAAATTGTTTGGAATTGCCCTGTTTCTAGCAGGGCTTATGCTGGCAGTTGGCACTGGAGCCAACTTTAGGTATTTTGAGGCAGATAGGGATGTAAGCGTCGCCATAGTAGCGGACGATAACGAGCTAATAGACTTAACCCCAGTACAACCCTATGCATATTTGAGCAATGGCAAGTTGACGATAAAGATAAGCCCTGACAACACGAACCAATACCCAGGATATGGAGACGGACTTAGCCCAGACTCACTATACGTATTTGAGGAAATGTTTAATGTGAGCAACGAGTTATGGGAGAACGAAGAGAGCAACTATCCAATCTGTGTTACCATCCAGTCAGAAAACTCACATGTTACCCTATTTGCAGGAACTTATGACTCCCCAATTGCGGGGCCAGGAACAAGCATAACCTTTACTGTTGAACATGGAAACCCCGTGCCTATAGGCATGATATTTGATATGACTGGAGAAGGCCTCGGATCAGACCAAGGACAGCTTAGCATTAGTGCACAAGCTGGAGCATGCGACTGA
- a CDS encoding CBS domain-containing protein, which produces MVGIQVQEVITDKYAKIDINAPLSEAIGIFEKEDPDLILVFDGNVYKGVLTQDLIIKSHLKWDPTKAKVRDVYKPAPVVKPTDDLSHAAKLMLETDLRSLPVGENKAEIIGVISDLALLERVVAEEFGKRKVEEFMTKDVITLTPDDTVAKALATMRDHGISRIPVVDEEGKLEGLVTLHDLIIRFIKPRFRAQAGELAGEKIPPFSMKLREAMIRGVITILPDATIREAVATMKDNNIDGLVVVDENNKVVGILTVKDLLLPISRMVEKEAKFYLQLGGDAAALSDFTRERIINDIKKFVDGYSDLLGNEGIIYLYIRRFNEKFRGVHLYQARMRVVTDRGVYVATGETWGAIQAVHDALRAIERQLLQKAELERDIRYAKRFIEKLELWR; this is translated from the coding sequence ATGGTAGGAATACAAGTCCAAGAAGTTATTACAGATAAGTATGCAAAAATTGATATAAATGCCCCACTTTCTGAGGCAATTGGAATATTTGAGAAGGAAGATCCCGATCTAATTCTCGTGTTTGATGGGAATGTTTACAAAGGAGTTCTCACTCAGGATTTAATTATAAAGTCTCACTTAAAGTGGGATCCAACTAAAGCAAAGGTTAGAGATGTGTATAAGCCAGCTCCCGTTGTTAAGCCTACTGATGACCTAAGCCACGCAGCAAAGTTAATGCTCGAGACAGATTTAAGATCACTCCCAGTTGGAGAAAATAAAGCCGAAATAATAGGAGTTATTAGTGATTTAGCACTGTTGGAGAGAGTTGTTGCTGAAGAATTTGGAAAGAGAAAAGTAGAAGAGTTTATGACAAAAGACGTGATTACTCTAACTCCAGACGATACAGTTGCAAAGGCATTAGCCACAATGAGAGATCATGGTATCTCAAGAATCCCTGTTGTGGACGAAGAAGGAAAATTAGAGGGGCTAGTAACACTTCACGACCTAATAATAAGGTTCATCAAGCCTAGATTTAGAGCGCAAGCTGGGGAGCTTGCAGGAGAAAAGATACCTCCCTTCAGCATGAAGCTCAGAGAGGCAATGATAAGAGGAGTTATAACAATTCTTCCAGATGCAACCATAAGGGAAGCTGTCGCTACTATGAAGGACAACAATATAGATGGATTAGTTGTAGTTGACGAAAACAACAAAGTCGTTGGAATATTAACAGTTAAGGATCTACTGCTTCCAATCTCCAGAATGGTTGAAAAGGAGGCAAAGTTCTACTTACAGCTCGGAGGAGACGCCGCTGCATTAAGCGACTTTACAAGAGAGAGAATAATAAACGACATTAAGAAGTTCGTGGATGGTTATTCAGACCTGCTAGGAAATGAAGGAATAATATACTTATACATAAGAAGATTCAACGAAAAGTTCAGAGGAGTTCACCTATATCAGGCAAGAATGAGAGTGGTCACAGACAGGGGGGTGTACGTTGCAACAGGAGAGACTTGGGGAGCAATTCAGGCAGTTCACGACGCATTAAGAGCTATAGAAAGACAGCTCCTCCAGAAGGCAGAGCTAGAAAGAGATATAAGATATGCAAAGCGGTTCATTGAGAAGCTTGAACTTTGGCGCTGA
- a CDS encoding flagellar protein G, with product MAAGEPASELILFIVAVIVASTVAGALAYVTTDIANGMKDRGKLLANQLRVEFAIINDPQSVRVTGTGPYTYTFYIKNIGKETIPFTSSSVQVFIDGNLIPPSNLTFKDVNGNQITSLKPYEVGVLEVTLGNPLDTTTTHRIVVVLENGKKRSLVFRVKS from the coding sequence ATGGCCGCAGGAGAGCCCGCAAGCGAGCTAATATTATTCATAGTTGCCGTTATAGTTGCAAGTACGGTTGCTGGAGCATTGGCCTATGTTACAACAGATATAGCCAATGGCATGAAAGATAGGGGAAAACTACTTGCTAATCAACTTAGGGTAGAATTTGCAATAATAAATGATCCTCAGAGTGTTCGTGTAACAGGAACTGGCCCATATACCTATACATTTTACATCAAAAATATAGGAAAAGAGACAATACCGTTTACCTCAAGTTCAGTTCAAGTCTTCATAGATGGAAACTTAATTCCCCCATCAAACTTAACGTTCAAAGACGTTAATGGAAATCAAATAACTTCCCTTAAGCCCTACGAGGTTGGAGTCCTAGAAGTTACCCTGGGAAATCCATTAGACACAACAACTACACACAGAATCGTCGTTGTTCTAGAAAATGGGAAGAAGAGATCTCTCGTATTTAGAGTGAAAAGTTAA
- the nikR gene encoding nickel-responsive transcriptional regulator NikR yields the protein MGIVRFGVSIPKELLEKFDGIIEEMGYTNRSEAIRDLIRDMVVRHEWQLGDEEVAGTITIVYNHDEADVVRELLDLQHEYLNEIVSSLHVHMDEHNCLEVIVVKGRAKKIKKIADRLLSLKGVKHGKLVMTTTGRDIV from the coding sequence ATGGGAATTGTAAGGTTTGGGGTTTCTATCCCAAAGGAATTGCTCGAAAAGTTTGATGGTATAATAGAGGAAATGGGATACACGAATAGAAGTGAAGCTATCAGGGATTTGATAAGGGATATGGTCGTGAGGCATGAATGGCAACTTGGAGATGAAGAAGTTGCTGGAACAATAACTATAGTGTATAACCACGACGAAGCTGACGTCGTTAGAGAACTTCTTGACTTGCAACATGAATATCTTAACGAAATAGTTTCAAGTTTACACGTTCACATGGATGAACATAATTGTTTGGAAGTCATAGTAGTTAAGGGAAGAGCCAAAAAAATTAAGAAAATCGCTGACAGGCTTTTGAGCTTAAAAGGGGTTAAGCATGGGAAGCTTGTGATGACAACTACCGGTAGGGACATAGTCTAG
- a CDS encoding DUF1102 domain-containing protein — protein sequence MEKVNKFGMAMLALLAAFGLILGAGANFRDYNASRSAHWDIVTDDTELIDLVPIQPYSYINATTGKLVIDFSENNPNYPGYGDGISPASEYNFDEVFGVSNHLWEDLDIVVEIYSTNSHIELYGADGEVYSVDDGQKANDSDSARQHVCFVVPHTGQVNIGMDLSANGDSPGDVWTGEIQIKAYRLGTEPAYLQGKCGQSP from the coding sequence ATGGAAAAAGTGAATAAATTTGGAATGGCAATGTTGGCTTTGTTGGCAGCATTTGGCCTTATTCTTGGGGCCGGAGCCAACTTTAGAGACTACAACGCAAGCAGAAGCGCCCATTGGGACATAGTTACTGACGATACAGAGCTAATAGATCTTGTACCAATACAACCGTACTCATACATAAACGCAACCACCGGAAAATTGGTAATTGACTTTTCAGAAAACAACCCGAACTACCCAGGATATGGGGACGGAATTAGTCCTGCAAGTGAATACAACTTTGACGAGGTTTTTGGAGTTAGCAACCATCTTTGGGAAGACCTAGACATAGTAGTGGAAATCTATTCCACAAACTCGCACATAGAGCTTTATGGAGCAGATGGTGAAGTTTATTCAGTTGACGACGGACAAAAGGCAAACGACAGTGATTCCGCAAGACAACATGTATGTTTTGTGGTTCCACACACTGGACAAGTAAACATTGGCATGGATCTTTCAGCAAATGGAGACTCACCTGGAGATGTTTGGACAGGAGAAATACAGATCAAAGCATATAGACTTGGGACTGAACCTGCTTACCTGCAAGGTAAGTGTGGGCAGAGCCCATGA
- a CDS encoding DUF7344 domain-containing protein, translated as MIIEYLMKSDTKTAKISDLVDYICQKEGNESKRHRKSVYVSLIQTHIPRLKREGFITTERDEIYLKNVPSDVEKYISSEEVILWPHIYVTVSFLFLLASLVLNNGLGVVMSLVLLGLAIFQWVTKK; from the coding sequence ATGATAATTGAGTATCTAATGAAGAGTGATACAAAAACCGCAAAAATATCTGATTTAGTTGATTATATCTGTCAAAAAGAAGGAAATGAAAGTAAAAGGCACCGCAAGAGTGTGTATGTAAGCTTAATTCAAACCCATATTCCAAGACTTAAAAGGGAAGGGTTCATAACTACTGAGAGAGATGAAATTTACCTCAAGAATGTTCCTAGTGACGTTGAAAAGTACATATCCTCAGAAGAAGTTATTTTATGGCCTCACATATATGTAACGGTTTCTTTTCTGTTCCTTCTAGCATCTCTAGTTTTAAATAATGGGTTGGGGGTTGTAATGTCTCTTGTTCTTCTTGGTCTAGCCATATTCCAATGGGTCACAAAAAAGTAA
- a CDS encoding type II/IV secretion system ATPase subunit, producing the protein MAEVMSQTLEDAMRRNPHLRKYVEEFRRKYGKIPEFHVQLSRDMKEIPYPNIIYPVGDPIFIHIYGDPNTEKQYIVIEPRIETKEEEEKYKLIRDRMLELAPNKDIPEEQEEFERFLDSLFEEAVLSLVKGRKGITITKEEMEKFRYLIKRDIIGIGPLEPIARDPYIEDIHIIGAHYVSLVHKIFEHLPTNIKWKDNVELADYFKNLSERIGRPVSDRNPIVDGSLPDGSRINIIYSPDISLKGPSATIRKFAATPLSITQLVAWGTMSAEIAAYLWLAIEYGMSIFVCGETASGKTTTLNAIIPFIKPGSKVYTAEDTPEVQVPHPTWQRLVTRERGPEESRVTLFDLLKAALRSRPNYIIVGEIRGAEGAIAFQAMQTGHPVMSTFHAGDVKKMIQRFTGSPINVPITFIDNLNIAIFQQAVYVKGKFLRRVINVVEIEGYYEELGGVATRNVFEWDPVSDKHIFRGMNNSYILEKKIAEIAGYEDPKDIYDELFLRARIIEKMVELKIFNYWDVYREIKAFYQRGLEGLSFRI; encoded by the coding sequence ATGGCGGAAGTTATGTCACAAACACTTGAAGATGCCATGAGAAGAAATCCTCATCTAAGGAAATACGTTGAAGAGTTTAGGAGGAAGTACGGTAAAATCCCGGAATTTCACGTACAGTTGAGTAGGGACATGAAGGAAATTCCCTATCCAAACATAATATACCCAGTGGGAGATCCAATATTCATTCACATCTATGGTGATCCAAACACAGAAAAGCAATACATAGTGATAGAGCCAAGAATTGAAACTAAAGAAGAAGAGGAGAAGTATAAGTTAATTAGAGATAGAATGTTAGAATTGGCCCCAAACAAAGACATACCCGAAGAGCAAGAAGAGTTTGAGAGATTTCTAGACTCCCTATTTGAGGAAGCAGTTCTTTCTCTAGTAAAAGGAAGGAAAGGAATAACAATAACAAAGGAAGAGATGGAGAAGTTTAGGTACTTGATAAAGAGAGATATAATTGGTATAGGACCATTAGAACCAATAGCTAGAGATCCGTACATTGAAGATATCCACATCATAGGAGCTCACTACGTATCCCTAGTTCATAAGATATTCGAACATCTTCCAACGAACATAAAGTGGAAAGACAACGTGGAATTAGCCGATTACTTCAAGAACTTATCTGAAAGAATTGGAAGGCCAGTTAGTGATAGGAATCCTATTGTTGATGGATCACTTCCAGATGGTTCTCGTATCAACATAATCTACTCCCCAGACATCTCACTTAAAGGGCCTAGTGCAACAATAAGAAAGTTCGCTGCAACTCCACTCAGCATAACTCAGTTAGTTGCATGGGGGACAATGAGTGCAGAGATAGCCGCTTACCTTTGGCTCGCCATTGAATATGGAATGAGTATATTCGTATGTGGTGAGACTGCATCTGGTAAGACGACAACTCTAAATGCAATAATCCCATTCATAAAGCCCGGATCAAAGGTTTATACTGCCGAAGATACTCCGGAAGTTCAAGTTCCACATCCAACATGGCAGAGACTAGTTACTAGAGAGAGAGGGCCAGAAGAGAGCAGAGTTACACTATTTGACTTGCTAAAAGCAGCCTTAAGGTCGAGGCCAAACTACATTATCGTCGGTGAGATTAGAGGTGCGGAAGGTGCAATAGCATTCCAGGCCATGCAGACTGGACATCCCGTTATGAGTACCTTCCACGCAGGAGATGTAAAGAAGATGATCCAGCGTTTCACAGGTTCTCCTATAAACGTCCCAATAACCTTCATAGACAACCTCAACATAGCTATATTCCAGCAAGCAGTTTACGTTAAGGGGAAGTTCCTAAGGAGAGTCATTAATGTCGTGGAGATTGAAGGATATTATGAAGAGCTGGGTGGTGTAGCAACTAGAAATGTCTTCGAATGGGATCCTGTAAGCGACAAGCACATATTTAGAGGTATGAACAACTCCTACATTCTCGAAAAGAAGATAGCCGAGATAGCGGGTTATGAGGATCCCAAGGACATATACGATGAACTGTTCTTGAGAGCTAGAATAATTGAGAAAATGGTTGAATTGAAGATTTTCAACTACTGGGACGTTTACAGGGAGATTAAAGCATTTTACCAGAGGGGGCTGGAAGGACTAAGCTTCAGAATCTGA
- a CDS encoding signal peptidase I, protein MRLRASDVLMLLVLGGVVFPSVAGYVMGRPIFVSYVYSNSMYPTLKKWDVFFINPLSKGNVGDIVVFNLSGSWTVHRVYAITSEGYITKGDNNVATDQQGGKGSPIPENQVIGKVITLGEKPLKIPKLGKYLASSKSKLPIVFLGLGALLLLPEKNRRKRRRRGVTISTTATYLIVISILTAGFFIVGTTNWRIINISYASTLGGGERENWYLPGSVVEKNITVQNFAKYRMIGVVEGKIINKTTFALNGGDKVMLPATIIVPNETRIYTEKIRVYMYYPLLPTGVVERMFEKSPYLPLAVEAMIVFLGLLVLKPLLIGDEEEIIIGRFRR, encoded by the coding sequence ATGAGACTAAGGGCCTCCGACGTATTAATGCTACTGGTCCTGGGAGGAGTTGTATTCCCCTCAGTGGCTGGGTATGTCATGGGGAGGCCCATTTTTGTCTCCTATGTTTACTCAAACAGCATGTATCCAACTCTAAAAAAGTGGGATGTATTTTTCATAAACCCCCTCTCTAAGGGAAATGTTGGAGATATAGTTGTGTTTAACCTTTCGGGAAGTTGGACGGTTCACAGAGTCTATGCTATAACAAGTGAAGGTTACATAACCAAGGGAGACAATAATGTTGCAACAGATCAGCAGGGAGGAAAGGGATCGCCTATACCAGAGAACCAAGTAATAGGAAAAGTTATAACATTAGGTGAAAAACCGCTAAAAATACCGAAACTAGGGAAATATCTAGCCTCTAGCAAGAGCAAACTTCCAATTGTCTTCTTAGGCCTAGGTGCGTTACTTCTACTTCCTGAAAAAAACAGACGAAAAAGAAGGCGAAGGGGAGTAACAATAAGTACAACTGCAACTTATCTGATTGTTATCTCTATATTGACAGCGGGATTTTTTATCGTTGGAACGACTAACTGGAGGATTATCAATATCAGCTACGCCTCTACTCTTGGAGGAGGAGAAAGGGAAAATTGGTATCTACCTGGGAGCGTTGTTGAAAAAAACATAACAGTCCAAAATTTCGCAAAGTATAGAATGATTGGAGTTGTTGAAGGGAAAATAATAAACAAAACTACATTTGCCCTGAATGGCGGAGATAAAGTAATGCTACCTGCAACTATAATCGTTCCGAATGAGACTAGGATTTATACCGAGAAAATTAGAGTCTACATGTACTATCCCCTGCTTCCAACCGGAGTTGTAGAAAGGATGTTTGAAAAATCTCCTTATCTTCCCTTGGCCGTAGAAGCAATGATTGTTTTTCTAGGACTACTAGTGCTTAAACCCTTGCTCATTGGAGATGAAGAAGAAATAATTATTGGGAGATTTCGAAGATGA
- a CDS encoding flagella accessory protein C: MPLDFLSSLFKRKKEEEVEGEQEEINVEELEERVENREENEQLNQIMERINEIENDIPRIKISIDNIKKQIQELREEIERLDKTIKDVMMLYEVVSQEINPFKEQLSQETSLSSEIQELKKQIEEIRMELAQVKNDIKVLAGYGVDIDSILYEVLAEV, translated from the coding sequence ATGCCACTCGACTTCCTTTCATCTTTATTCAAGAGAAAGAAGGAAGAGGAGGTGGAAGGAGAGCAGGAAGAAATCAATGTTGAGGAACTTGAGGAGAGAGTAGAAAACAGAGAGGAGAACGAGCAACTCAATCAGATAATGGAGAGGATAAACGAAATTGAAAATGATATTCCAAGGATAAAGATAAGCATTGACAACATAAAGAAGCAGATACAAGAGCTCAGAGAAGAAATAGAAAGGCTTGACAAAACAATAAAGGATGTCATGATGCTTTACGAGGTTGTATCTCAAGAGATAAATCCCTTCAAAGAACAATTAAGCCAAGAGACGTCACTTAGCAGTGAGATACAGGAACTCAAGAAGCAGATTGAAGAGATAAGGATGGAACTTGCTCAAGTTAAAAACGACATTAAGGTCCTGGCTGGTTATGGGGTTGATATAGACTCAATATTGTATGAAGTTCTTGCGGAGGTGTGA